The Streptomyces sp. NBC_00440 genome contains a region encoding:
- the hflX gene encoding GTPase HflX, translated as MPSSSSPSQDAHQQEAHEPEAQSFNESLRADALMEEDVAWSHSIDGERDGDQYDRSERAALRRVAGLSTELEDVTEVEYRQLRLERVVLVGVWTSGTAQDAENSLAELAALAETAGALVLDGVVQRRDKPDPATYIGSGKAQELRDIVLESGADTVVCDGELSPGQLIHLEDVVKVKVVDRTALILDIFAQHAKSREGKAQVALAQMQYMLPRLRGWGQSLSRQMGGAGTGGGGGMATRGPGETKIETDRRRIREKMAKMRREIVEMKTGRDIKRQERKRHKVPSVAIAGYTNAGKSSLLNRLTGAGVLVENSLFATLDPTVRKAETPSGRLYTLADTVGFVRHLPHHLVEAFRSTMEEVGESDLILHVVDGSHPAPEEQLAAVREVIREVGATDVPEIVVINKADAADPLVLQRLLRIERRAIAVSARSGQGIVELLALIDEQLPRPQVSVEVLVPYTHGQLVARAHSDGEVISEEHTPEGTLLKALVHEELAADLAPYVLVAP; from the coding sequence ATGCCCTCCTCTTCTTCCCCTTCCCAGGACGCGCACCAGCAGGAAGCGCACGAGCCGGAAGCGCAGAGCTTCAACGAGAGCCTTCGGGCCGATGCCCTGATGGAAGAGGACGTCGCCTGGAGCCACTCGATCGACGGTGAGCGGGACGGTGACCAGTACGACCGCTCGGAGCGCGCGGCGCTCCGGCGGGTGGCCGGTCTCTCCACCGAACTCGAAGACGTCACAGAGGTCGAGTACCGGCAGCTGCGTCTGGAGCGTGTGGTGCTGGTCGGGGTCTGGACCTCGGGCACCGCGCAGGACGCGGAGAACTCCCTCGCCGAGCTGGCGGCCCTCGCCGAGACCGCGGGCGCGCTCGTCCTCGACGGTGTGGTCCAGCGCCGCGACAAGCCGGACCCGGCCACCTACATCGGGTCGGGCAAGGCACAGGAGCTGCGCGACATCGTGCTCGAATCCGGTGCGGACACCGTGGTCTGTGACGGTGAGCTCAGCCCGGGCCAGCTGATCCACCTTGAGGACGTCGTCAAGGTCAAGGTCGTCGACCGCACGGCGCTGATCCTGGACATCTTCGCCCAGCACGCCAAGTCCCGGGAGGGCAAGGCGCAGGTCGCGCTCGCGCAGATGCAGTACATGCTGCCGAGGCTGCGCGGCTGGGGACAGTCGCTCTCCCGGCAGATGGGCGGCGCCGGTACGGGTGGCGGCGGCGGAATGGCTACGCGTGGTCCCGGTGAGACCAAGATCGAGACGGACCGGCGCCGGATCCGCGAGAAGATGGCGAAGATGCGCCGGGAGATCGTGGAGATGAAGACCGGGCGCGACATCAAGCGGCAGGAGCGCAAGCGCCACAAGGTGCCGTCGGTCGCCATCGCCGGTTACACCAACGCGGGCAAGTCCTCGCTGCTGAACCGGCTGACGGGCGCGGGGGTGCTGGTGGAGAACTCCCTGTTCGCCACCCTGGACCCGACCGTGCGCAAGGCCGAGACACCCAGCGGTCGTCTCTACACGCTGGCGGACACCGTCGGGTTCGTCCGGCATCTGCCGCACCACCTGGTCGAGGCGTTCCGCTCCACCATGGAGGAGGTCGGCGAGTCCGACCTGATCCTGCACGTCGTGGACGGCTCGCACCCGGCTCCGGAGGAGCAGCTCGCCGCCGTACGCGAGGTGATCCGGGAGGTCGGAGCCACTGACGTCCCGGAGATCGTAGTGATCAACAAGGCGGACGCGGCCGATCCGCTGGTCCTGCAGCGGCTGCTGCGTATCGAGCGCCGCGCGATCGCTGTGTCGGCCCGCTCGGGGCAGGGCATTGTCGAACTGCTCGCGCTGATCGACGAGCAGCTGCCCCGGCCGCAGGTGTCGGTGGAGGTGCTCGTGCCGTACACGCACGGACAGCTCGTCGCCCGTGCGCACTCCGACGGTGAAGTGATCTCCGAGGAGCACACCCCGGAGGGCACTCTCCTCAAGGCACTGGTGCACGAGGAACTGGCCGCCGATCTGGCGCCGTACGTACTCGTGGCGCCCTGA
- a CDS encoding trypsin-like serine peptidase, with the protein MRSIRPILTATGVAAALALTATACGGGDDKAAAPAADKSAASAASGAEAAAGVTDALKRHGVDLAKWKSGQWKNWNKDKWLRDAKDFANPVIKGLWKPDRMATAKDPQKTMAYGDSSGNQNGSDPAPAPVKAQEEKHPYHRYAAPVGKVFFDSPEGSMVCSGTVVKDPKHPGKSNLVWTAGHCVHAGGKGGWYRNIMFVPSYNDQGESIAQLRSAPPQEVAPYGKYWADWAMTSSAWIKDGGPTGGQGAAYDYALLHVKPENGGKSLEETVGNALTVDFNAPAAKNIPSMGAWGYPAAPPFDGQLMNKCVDRPGQLSVNPSAPAMWRIGCTMTGGSSGGGWFISGPDGKSELVSNTSIGPVTSGWLAGPRLGQGAQQLYRAMSDRYANQ; encoded by the coding sequence ATGCGATCCATCCGTCCGATACTGACCGCCACCGGAGTGGCCGCCGCCCTGGCGCTGACGGCCACCGCGTGTGGCGGCGGTGACGACAAGGCTGCCGCTCCGGCCGCCGACAAGTCCGCGGCATCCGCGGCGTCCGGCGCCGAAGCCGCGGCCGGTGTGACCGACGCCCTCAAGCGCCACGGAGTCGACCTGGCGAAGTGGAAGAGCGGTCAGTGGAAGAACTGGAACAAGGACAAGTGGCTCCGTGATGCCAAGGACTTCGCCAATCCGGTGATCAAGGGGCTGTGGAAGCCCGACCGGATGGCGACGGCCAAGGACCCGCAGAAGACCATGGCCTACGGCGACAGTTCGGGCAACCAGAACGGGTCGGACCCGGCGCCCGCTCCGGTGAAGGCCCAGGAGGAGAAGCACCCGTACCACCGGTACGCGGCGCCTGTCGGGAAAGTCTTCTTCGACTCCCCCGAGGGCTCCATGGTCTGCTCGGGCACGGTCGTCAAGGACCCGAAGCACCCGGGCAAGTCCAATCTGGTGTGGACCGCGGGCCACTGCGTCCACGCGGGCGGCAAGGGCGGCTGGTACCGGAACATCATGTTCGTGCCGTCGTACAACGACCAGGGCGAGTCGATCGCCCAACTGCGGAGCGCACCGCCGCAGGAAGTCGCCCCGTACGGCAAATACTGGGCCGACTGGGCCATGACGTCCAGCGCGTGGATCAAGGACGGGGGCCCCACGGGCGGGCAGGGCGCGGCGTACGACTACGCCCTGCTCCATGTGAAGCCGGAGAACGGGGGCAAGTCCCTCGAAGAGACCGTCGGCAACGCGCTGACCGTCGACTTCAATGCCCCCGCGGCCAAGAACATCCCCTCGATGGGCGCCTGGGGATACCCGGCCGCGCCACCGTTCGACGGTCAGCTGATGAACAAGTGCGTCGACCGGCCGGGGCAGCTGTCCGTCAATCCCAGCGCGCCGGCGATGTGGCGCATCGGCTGCACCATGACCGGCGGTTCGTCCGGTGGCGGCTGGTTCATCTCGGGCCCGGACGGCAAGTCGGAGCTGGTCTCCAACACCTCGATCGGCCCGGTCACCTCCGGCTGGCTGGCGGGGCCGCGGCTCGGCCAGGGTGCGCAGCAGCTCTACCGGGCGATGAGCGACCGGTACGCGAACCAGTAG
- a CDS encoding trypsin-like serine peptidase → MRPLRPTSTERRRGRTSRRTVPVMAAVGLTAALALTATGCGPGNDNASDKPAATAPSSSSSDGKVVIPDNVKGALKKHGIDLDKWKHGEWKNWNKDKWLREAQDFVNPVISGLWDPSRMRHASKPPEKPVDNDISGDKGVTDPTPAPVTAQGVSAPYHQSIPEAGKVFFDSPEGSMVCSATVVEDPAHPGKSNLVWTAGHCVHAGKKGGWYRNIAFVPSYNDSGESAAQLQNAKKDEVAPYGVFWADWAQTSEQWINDGGPTGGQGAPYDFAVLHVTPEKGSTKSLEETVGGALPVNFNAPAVPKIPSLTATGYPAAPPFDGQKLFQCSDRPGRLSLSAADPTMYRVGCTMTGGSSGGGWIAKGADGKPALVSNTSIGPVTAGWLAGPRLGKVAKGVYDSVSKKYAAQ, encoded by the coding sequence ATGCGACCGCTACGCCCGACTTCCACCGAACGCCGCAGGGGGCGCACGTCCCGGCGAACCGTCCCCGTCATGGCCGCTGTTGGCCTCACGGCGGCGCTCGCCCTCACCGCGACCGGCTGCGGTCCCGGCAACGACAACGCCAGTGACAAGCCGGCCGCCACCGCCCCGTCCTCGTCGTCCTCGGACGGCAAGGTCGTCATACCGGACAACGTCAAGGGCGCGCTGAAGAAGCACGGCATCGACCTGGACAAGTGGAAGCACGGCGAGTGGAAGAACTGGAACAAGGACAAGTGGCTGCGTGAGGCGCAGGACTTCGTCAACCCGGTCATCTCCGGGCTCTGGGACCCGTCCAGGATGCGGCACGCGTCCAAGCCCCCGGAGAAGCCGGTCGACAACGACATCTCCGGTGACAAGGGGGTGACCGACCCGACCCCGGCGCCGGTGACCGCGCAGGGCGTGAGCGCCCCTTACCACCAGAGCATTCCGGAGGCGGGCAAGGTCTTCTTCGACAGCCCCGAAGGGTCGATGGTCTGCTCGGCGACGGTCGTGGAGGACCCCGCGCACCCAGGGAAGTCCAACCTGGTGTGGACCGCGGGCCACTGTGTGCACGCCGGGAAGAAGGGCGGCTGGTACCGGAACATCGCCTTTGTCCCCTCGTACAACGACAGTGGCGAGTCCGCCGCCCAGTTGCAGAACGCCAAGAAGGACGAAGTCGCTCCGTACGGCGTCTTCTGGGCGGACTGGGCCCAGACCTCCGAGCAGTGGATCAACGACGGCGGCCCCACCGGCGGTCAGGGTGCCCCGTACGACTTCGCGGTCCTGCACGTCACTCCGGAGAAGGGCAGCACCAAGTCCCTTGAGGAGACGGTCGGAGGCGCGCTCCCGGTCAACTTCAACGCGCCCGCGGTACCGAAGATCCCGAGCCTGACGGCGACCGGCTACCCGGCGGCGCCCCCCTTCGACGGCCAGAAGCTGTTCCAGTGCTCCGACCGTCCGGGCCGTCTCTCGCTCTCCGCGGCCGACCCGACGATGTACCGCGTCGGCTGCACCATGACCGGCGGATCCTCCGGCGGCGGCTGGATAGCCAAGGGCGCCGACGGCAAGCCCGCGCTGGTGTCCAACACCTCCATCGGCCCGGTGACCGCAGGCTGGCTGGCCGGTCCGCGCCTCGGCAAGGTGGCCAAGGGCGTCTACGACTCGGTCAGCAAGAAGTACGCAGCCCAGTAG
- a CDS encoding diaminobutyrate--2-oxoglutarate transaminase family protein, translated as MAVTEIAPSAATTAHEGILRRQSMRESAARTYARSLPIVPVRARGLTIEGADGRRYLDCLSGAGTLALGHNHPVVLEAIRKVIDSGAPLHVPDLATPVKDAFTTELFETLPRQFADHARVQFCGPTGTDAVEAALELVRTATGRSGILAFTGADHGMTAGAMTAGEPTASGGAPDVRVTRLPYPQDYRCPFGVGGARSQELAGNWTETLLDDPKSGVVPSAGMILEPVQGEGGVIPGPDSWMRRMRKITADRSIPLIADEVQTGVGRTGAFWAVEHSGIVPDVMVMSKAIGGSLPLAVIVYRSDLDCWEPGAHVGTFRGNQLAMAAGAATLAHVRENRLAERAADLGARMIRRLRGLAADHPAIGDVRGRGLMIGLELVDPEAAESAEATVAADARETGAAGPAPADPVLAAAVQRECLARGLIVELGGRHTSVVSLLPPLTLTDEQAEAVLDRLADALSAAERAIRSRHETHRPH; from the coding sequence GTGGCCGTGACCGAAATCGCACCGTCGGCGGCGACAACAGCGCACGAGGGGATCCTGCGCCGCCAGTCGATGCGTGAATCCGCAGCCCGAACCTACGCGCGGTCGCTGCCGATCGTGCCGGTACGCGCGCGCGGGCTCACTATCGAGGGCGCGGACGGACGGCGGTATCTCGACTGCCTGTCGGGGGCGGGGACTCTGGCGCTCGGACACAACCACCCGGTGGTCCTCGAAGCGATCAGGAAGGTGATCGATTCGGGTGCTCCCCTGCATGTCCCGGATCTCGCCACGCCGGTCAAGGACGCGTTCACCACCGAGCTGTTCGAGACGCTGCCGCGACAATTCGCCGACCACGCACGCGTGCAGTTCTGCGGGCCGACCGGTACGGACGCGGTCGAAGCGGCCCTCGAACTCGTCCGCACCGCCACCGGGCGCAGCGGAATCCTCGCGTTCACCGGCGCCGACCATGGCATGACAGCAGGGGCAATGACGGCCGGGGAACCGACAGCGTCCGGCGGCGCCCCCGATGTACGGGTGACCCGGCTGCCGTATCCGCAGGACTACCGCTGCCCGTTCGGGGTCGGCGGCGCCCGAAGCCAGGAGCTGGCCGGTAACTGGACCGAGACCCTTCTCGATGACCCGAAGAGCGGGGTGGTCCCGTCGGCCGGGATGATCCTCGAACCGGTGCAGGGTGAGGGCGGGGTGATCCCCGGACCGGACAGCTGGATGCGCCGTATGCGGAAGATCACCGCCGACCGGTCCATTCCACTCATCGCGGACGAGGTGCAGACCGGCGTCGGCCGCACCGGTGCCTTCTGGGCGGTGGAGCACAGCGGGATCGTTCCCGACGTGATGGTGATGTCCAAGGCCATCGGGGGTTCCCTCCCGCTCGCTGTCATCGTCTACCGGTCGGATCTGGACTGCTGGGAGCCCGGAGCCCACGTGGGTACCTTCCGCGGCAATCAGCTCGCCATGGCCGCGGGCGCCGCAACCCTCGCCCATGTCCGTGAGAACCGGCTCGCCGAGAGGGCGGCCGACCTGGGCGCGCGCATGATCCGCAGGCTGCGGGGCCTGGCCGCCGACCACCCGGCCATCGGCGACGTACGCGGCCGGGGCCTGATGATCGGCCTGGAACTCGTCGACCCGGAAGCCGCCGAATCTGCCGAAGCCACAGTTGCTGCGGATGCCCGGGAGACGGGTGCCGCCGGCCCCGCGCCGGCTGACCCCGTACTCGCGGCCGCCGTACAGCGGGAGTGTCTGGCCAGGGGACTCATTGTCGAACTCGGCGGCCGCCACACAAGCGTTGTGAGTCTGCTGCCTCCACTCACCCTCACCGACGAACAGGCGGAGGCAGTTCTGGACCGGCTGGCCGACGCCCTGTCCGCCGCCGAACGCGCCATCCGCAGCCGTCATGAGACCCATCGCCCGCATTGA
- a CDS encoding IucA/IucC family protein yields MNPTPDPDAPETGDSAVPSSRTAGPLPAHSLPAQPLRADSLTVGPVSTGSLSAGPETVPRQMTADRTPDGHPAPGLFEDPVDVSDPTTAAEAAAVENLLRCWVRETNLSAPTGPTLRIPLNASGIALLVPVLYSSATGWHRFGKPVLEGGSIGAPRADAVTVAALLGREAGQSDSTELVGRVADSVHRTAAFISERRRSPEPSSEADLFLTAEQSLLLGHPLHPTPKSREGLSDAEIRLYSPELHGSFALHWMAVDHSVLAQDSAWTEGGRTLPADRLTARFAGAVQHPGNTALLPLHPWQARDLAHRPAVAALLDAGLLHDLGPYGDRWYPTSSVRTVHRPGGEAMLKLSLGVRITNSRRENLRKELHRGVEVHRVLRSGLGGAWQAAHPGFGIVRDPAWLGVNTPDGEPLPGFDVVLRHNPFSATDDAVCIAGLTAIHPRPGGGAMRSRLADIVTALAARTGRSTGAVATEWFLRYLDHVVRPVLWLDGTAGIALEAHQQNTIVILGPGGWPVGGRYRDNQGYYFRESHRAELEKRLPGIGAVSDTFVADDVTDERFAYYLAINNVFGLIGAFGAQRLADERLLLAAFRQFLTRATALGSPLPAQLLDTPVLRTKANLLTRLHGLDELIGPVDTQSVYVRLTNPLHPTGA; encoded by the coding sequence GTGAACCCCACGCCCGACCCTGACGCCCCCGAGACCGGTGACTCCGCCGTCCCCAGCAGCCGTACAGCAGGCCCGCTCCCGGCCCACTCGCTCCCGGCCCAGCCGCTGCGGGCCGACTCCCTCACCGTCGGCCCGGTGTCGACCGGCTCGCTCTCGGCCGGCCCCGAGACGGTGCCGCGCCAGATGACGGCGGACCGTACCCCGGACGGGCACCCTGCACCGGGCCTCTTCGAAGACCCCGTCGATGTATCGGACCCCACGACGGCAGCCGAAGCTGCGGCCGTCGAGAACCTGCTGCGCTGCTGGGTCCGGGAGACCAACCTGTCCGCGCCCACCGGGCCCACACTGCGCATCCCCCTGAACGCCAGCGGCATCGCGCTGCTCGTCCCGGTCCTGTACTCGTCGGCCACCGGCTGGCACCGGTTCGGCAAACCGGTGCTCGAAGGCGGATCGATCGGCGCGCCACGTGCCGACGCCGTCACCGTCGCCGCCCTCCTCGGCCGGGAGGCGGGCCAGAGCGACAGCACAGAGTTGGTCGGCAGGGTCGCCGATTCGGTACACCGGACCGCCGCCTTCATTTCGGAGCGTCGTCGCAGCCCCGAGCCGTCCAGTGAGGCGGACCTCTTCCTGACCGCCGAGCAGTCTCTCCTGCTCGGTCACCCGTTGCACCCCACCCCGAAGAGCCGGGAGGGACTCTCGGACGCCGAAATCCGGCTGTACTCGCCGGAGTTGCACGGCTCGTTCGCTCTGCACTGGATGGCCGTCGACCACTCCGTACTCGCGCAGGACTCGGCGTGGACGGAGGGGGGACGCACGCTGCCCGCCGACCGGCTCACCGCCCGCTTCGCGGGTGCCGTCCAGCACCCCGGCAACACAGCCCTTCTGCCGCTCCATCCCTGGCAGGCCCGGGACCTGGCCCACCGCCCCGCGGTCGCCGCCCTTCTCGACGCGGGGCTGCTGCACGACCTCGGTCCGTACGGCGACCGCTGGTATCCCACCTCCTCCGTACGCACCGTCCACCGGCCGGGCGGCGAAGCGATGCTCAAGCTGTCCCTCGGGGTCCGCATCACCAACTCCCGCCGGGAGAACCTCCGCAAGGAACTCCACCGCGGCGTGGAGGTCCACCGGGTCCTGCGGAGTGGTCTCGGTGGTGCATGGCAGGCAGCCCACCCCGGTTTCGGTATCGTCCGTGACCCGGCCTGGCTGGGCGTGAACACGCCTGACGGCGAACCGCTTCCCGGCTTCGATGTCGTCCTGCGCCACAATCCGTTCAGTGCCACCGACGACGCCGTCTGCATCGCAGGTCTCACCGCGATCCATCCCCGCCCCGGCGGCGGAGCCATGCGCTCGCGTCTCGCCGACATCGTGACCGCACTCGCGGCCAGGACCGGGCGGTCCACCGGAGCTGTCGCCACCGAGTGGTTCCTGCGCTATCTCGACCACGTCGTACGCCCGGTGCTGTGGTTGGACGGCACCGCCGGCATCGCCCTCGAAGCACATCAGCAGAACACCATCGTCATCCTCGGCCCCGGCGGCTGGCCCGTCGGCGGCCGGTACCGCGACAACCAGGGCTACTACTTCCGGGAGTCCCACCGTGCCGAGCTGGAGAAGCGCCTCCCCGGGATCGGAGCCGTCAGCGACACCTTCGTTGCCGACGACGTCACCGATGAGCGCTTCGCCTACTACCTCGCCATCAACAACGTATTCGGACTGATCGGCGCCTTCGGCGCCCAACGACTGGCCGACGAACGGCTGCTGCTCGCTGCCTTCCGGCAGTTCCTCACCCGAGCCACCGCACTCGGCTCCCCTTTGCCTGCTCAACTCCTCGACACCCCCGTCCTGCGTACCAAGGCCAATCTGCTGACCCGACTCCACGGGCTCGACGAGCTCATCGGCCCGGTCGACACCCAGTCCGTCTATGTCCGTCTCACCAACCCCCTTCACCCCACTGGGGCATGA
- a CDS encoding GNAT family N-acetyltransferase, whose protein sequence is MPSTDASAQTGTGPVPRTDEESEDTLDLQLSEDLLSLLRAGDLAQAPWPATPGSAAGDLLDSPGAWKPVATPAGVFQLVPVDIERDLSLLSHWMNDPAVAAFWELSGPESVTRAHLRPQLDGDGRSVPCLGVLQGTPMSYWEIYRADLDPLARHYPAHPHDTGLHLLIGGVADRGRGTGTTLLRAVSDLVLDNRPHCTRVVAEPDLRNTPSVSAFLGAGFRYSAEVDLPDKRAALMVRDRAFRDLM, encoded by the coding sequence GTGCCCTCCACGGATGCGAGCGCCCAGACCGGGACAGGACCTGTCCCACGGACCGACGAAGAGTCCGAGGACACCCTTGACCTGCAGTTGTCCGAGGACCTGCTGTCACTGCTGCGCGCTGGAGACCTGGCACAGGCTCCGTGGCCCGCGACTCCCGGCTCCGCCGCCGGCGACCTGCTGGACAGCCCCGGCGCCTGGAAGCCGGTCGCCACCCCGGCCGGTGTCTTCCAACTCGTACCCGTGGACATCGAACGCGATCTCTCTCTCCTCAGCCACTGGATGAACGACCCTGCCGTCGCCGCCTTCTGGGAGCTTTCGGGCCCCGAGTCGGTCACCCGTGCTCATCTGCGCCCCCAACTGGACGGTGACGGCCGGAGCGTCCCCTGCCTCGGTGTGCTCCAGGGCACCCCCATGAGCTATTGGGAGATCTACCGCGCCGACCTCGATCCGCTGGCCCGGCACTATCCGGCACACCCCCACGACACCGGTCTGCACCTCCTGATCGGCGGTGTGGCCGACCGGGGGCGCGGCACCGGCACCACCCTGCTGCGTGCCGTCTCCGACCTCGTACTGGACAACCGACCCCACTGCACCCGTGTCGTCGCTGAGCCGGACCTGCGCAACACCCCCTCGGTCTCGGCCTTTCTCGGTGCGGGATTCCGCTACTCGGCCGAAGTCGACCTCCCCGACAAACGCGCGGCGCTGATGGTCCGCGACCGCGCCTTCCGCGACCTGATGTGA
- a CDS encoding IucA/IucC family protein, giving the protein MLNPSAGFDSEAEPTLLAPAELNPEDWHRAARRLLAKMLSAFAYEEIIEPVARTGGRHTLTLDDDLPLTFRARRGAYGHWHIDPGTIALQGEPFSDPLRFLVLARRLLALDGATLGHLVRELTTTLAADVRIDHTALPAAELAELDYARLEGHQTGHPWLVLNKGRIGFSAADAARWTPESRRPARLPWIAVSTDLAQYRGVTGLATPDRLYRRELDTAVRESFAAELRARGLDPDGYLYLPVHPWQWDEVILPLYAPAIAHHQIIPLHADADLRLPQQSIRTFLNLEHPERHTVKLPLSILNTLVWRGLPTERTLAAPAVTAWVQGLRDSDAFLRDECGVILLGEVASVAVEHPLYDHLPEVPYQYRELLGAIWREPLGVQLAAGEGARTLASLLHTDIQGRSFTAELVARSGLAPAAWLGRLFAALLPPLLRFLYRYGTVFSPHGENAIVVFDDHDVPVRLAIKDFVDDVNVSAEPLPEHDSMPADVRDVLLTEEPAFLTQFIHSGLFVGVFRYLAPLCEDQLGFPEADFWRLVRAEILRHQARFPELKERYETFDLLTPRIERLCLNRNRLHLDGYRDRPNRPHAAVHGTVANPLHEV; this is encoded by the coding sequence GTGCTGAACCCGTCTGCTGGCTTCGACTCCGAAGCAGAACCGACGCTGCTCGCTCCCGCCGAGCTGAACCCCGAGGACTGGCACCGTGCGGCCCGCCGTCTTCTCGCCAAGATGCTCAGCGCCTTCGCCTACGAAGAGATCATCGAGCCGGTGGCACGGACCGGCGGCCGTCACACGCTTACCCTGGACGACGATCTGCCGCTGACCTTCCGGGCCCGGCGTGGCGCCTACGGGCACTGGCACATCGACCCGGGCACCATCGCGCTCCAGGGCGAACCGTTCAGCGACCCGCTCCGCTTCCTCGTCCTGGCGCGCAGGCTGCTCGCTCTGGACGGGGCGACTCTCGGGCACCTGGTCCGCGAGCTCACCACCACCCTCGCTGCCGATGTCCGGATCGATCACACCGCGCTCCCCGCCGCCGAACTCGCCGAACTCGACTACGCGCGGCTGGAAGGGCACCAGACCGGCCACCCCTGGCTCGTTCTCAACAAGGGCCGGATCGGATTCTCCGCGGCCGACGCCGCCCGCTGGACACCCGAGTCCCGCCGGCCCGCCCGGCTGCCGTGGATCGCCGTCAGCACGGACCTCGCCCAGTACCGGGGTGTCACCGGCCTCGCGACACCCGACCGGCTCTACCGCCGCGAACTCGACACCGCGGTCCGGGAGTCCTTCGCCGCCGAGTTAAGGGCCCGCGGGCTGGACCCGGACGGCTATCTCTACCTGCCCGTGCACCCCTGGCAGTGGGACGAAGTGATCCTTCCGCTCTACGCACCCGCCATTGCCCACCACCAGATCATCCCGCTCCATGCCGATGCCGATCTACGCCTGCCGCAACAGTCCATCCGGACCTTCCTCAACCTTGAACACCCCGAGCGGCACACGGTGAAGCTGCCGCTGTCGATCCTCAACACCCTGGTCTGGCGCGGCCTCCCCACTGAGCGGACACTCGCCGCGCCCGCCGTGACCGCCTGGGTCCAGGGACTGCGCGACAGCGATGCGTTCCTGCGCGACGAGTGCGGCGTCATCCTGCTGGGCGAAGTCGCCTCCGTCGCGGTCGAGCACCCTCTGTACGACCACCTGCCGGAAGTCCCCTACCAGTACCGGGAACTCCTCGGCGCCATCTGGCGCGAGCCGCTCGGTGTGCAGCTGGCCGCCGGCGAAGGGGCTCGTACGCTCGCCTCCCTGCTCCACACCGACATCCAGGGACGCTCCTTCACGGCTGAGCTCGTCGCCCGGTCGGGACTCGCGCCCGCCGCCTGGCTCGGGCGGCTCTTCGCCGCGCTGCTTCCCCCGCTGCTGCGCTTCCTCTACCGCTACGGAACGGTCTTCTCCCCACACGGTGAGAACGCCATCGTCGTATTCGACGACCACGATGTCCCCGTGCGGCTCGCGATCAAGGACTTCGTCGACGACGTCAACGTCAGCGCGGAGCCCTTGCCGGAGCACGACTCGATGCCCGCCGACGTGCGGGACGTGCTGCTGACCGAGGAGCCGGCCTTCCTGACGCAGTTCATCCACTCCGGGCTCTTCGTCGGTGTGTTCCGTTACCTCGCCCCGCTCTGTGAAGATCAACTAGGATTTCCGGAGGCGGATTTCTGGCGGCTGGTGCGCGCCGAGATCCTCCGCCATCAAGCCCGGTTCCCCGAGCTCAAGGAGCGCTACGAGACGTTCGACCTGCTCACCCCGCGGATCGAGCGGCTCTGTCTGAACCGCAACCGGCTCCACCTCGACGGCTACCGCGACCGCCCGAACCGGCCGCACGCCGCCGTGCACGGGACGGTCGCCAACCCTCTGCACGAGGTGTGA